In Arachis stenosperma cultivar V10309 chromosome 1, arast.V10309.gnm1.PFL2, whole genome shotgun sequence, one DNA window encodes the following:
- the LOC130958440 gene encoding uncharacterized protein LOC130958440 produces MGGHGGLNILPQKRWNVYNYENREKVRRDEEQAARDEQIKRDEVRKRDAEFRLERLRTAKGLAPLVKAKAEEEKEEEGEEEPELNNSGNNGHINLFEGIKIFDPVRGTEKRKELLGEREGWKKEKRMKKEEGKSSGVAVGPEDDKYRLGYGVAGKGVKMPWYLEKRNGDDEKGGGDDSDGKVKNENNKKKKNGRKTLEELREERLKREKREKERERVLIGEKGRSSSSHSERRSDRDVYGNKKFNRR; encoded by the exons ATGGGAGGCCATGGTGGCCTCAACATTCTCCCGCAGAAGCGGTGGAACGTCTACAACTACGAGAACAGGGAAAAGGTCCGCCGCGACGAGGAGCAAGCCGCCAGAGACGAGCAGATCAAGCGCGACGAGGTCAGAAAGCGTGATGCCGAGTTCCGCCTCGAGCGCCTCCGCACCGCCAAGGGTTTGGCTCCTCTCGTTAAGGCCAAGGCAGAGGaagagaaggaggaggaaggagaagaagaaccgGAATTGAATAATTCGGGTAACAACGGACACATTAACTTGTTCGAGGGGATTAAGATTTTCGATCCTGTACGAGGAACCGAGAAGAGGAAGGAGTTGTTGGGGGAAAGGGAAGGgtggaagaaggagaagaggatgaagaaagaagaagggaagtCCTCGGGGGTGGCGGTGGGTCCCGAGGATGACAAGTATAGGTTAGGGTATGGGGTAGCAGGCAAGGGTGTGAAGATGCCTTGGTATCTTGAGAAGCGGAATGGCGATGATGAGAAGGGTGGTGGGGATGATAGTGATGGAAAAGTGAAGAAtgagaacaacaagaagaagaagaatgggaggaagaCTTTGGAGGAGTTGAGGGAAGAGAGGTTGAAGAGGGAGAAGCGCGAGAAGGAGCGCGAGAGGGTGTTGATCGGGGAGAAGGGCCGCAGCAGCAGCAGCCATAGTGAGCGCCGCAGTGATAGAGATGTGTATGGGAACAAGAAGTTTAACAG GCGATAA
- the LOC130958281 gene encoding glycerophosphodiester phosphodiesterase GDPD1, chloroplastic-like, with amino-acid sequence MLILSLGMAFPTPNPLLYIFSNTSQQLASQFPQLYFPLSFQYSLSLTQMALKLLPVSQIPSLDLCCSSRSPREVEMEQRRFEVAKFAVIGHRGSGMNDLQSLDQRMRAIKENSIVSFKAASNLALDFIEFDVQVTKDNCPVIFHDDHIFCEENGTVFGEKVTELTLSEFLSCGPQRDKKGKTLLRKTEEGKLVKWNVEQDDSLCTLHEAFVNVNPSLGFNIELKFDDYIVYEQGYLVHVLHSILKVVFEHGKNRPIIFSTFQPDAAILVRKLQSTYPVFFLTEGGCELYQDVRRNSLEEALKLCTEHGLQGIVSEVKGIFRNPEAVRKIKECSNKLSLFTYGKLNNVPEAVYMQHLMGIDGVIVDFVKEIAELVLDINGQGMEEMLQVKNFKPQFSQQELSFLLKLIPELIQI; translated from the exons ATGCTTATCCTCTCTTTAGGTATGGCTTTCCCAACCCCAAAtccattattatatatattctcCAATACATCTCAACAACTCGCCTCACAATTCCCACAACTTTATTTTCCTCTTTCATTTCAATATTCTCTATCTTTGACGCAAATGGCTCTCAAGCTTCTCCCGGTCTCTCAAATCCCTTCCTTAGATCTATGCTGCTCAAGTCGTTCCCCTAGAG AGGTGGAGATggagcaaaggaggtttgagGTGGCGAAGTTTGCGGTGATCGGACACCGGGGAAGTGGCATGAACGATTTGCAGTCATTAGATCAGAGAATGAGAGCTATCAAAGAAAACTCCATTGTTTCCTTCAAAGCTGCATCTAACTTAGCCCTTGACTTCATCGAATTCGACGTGCAAGTCACGAAAGATAACTGTCCCGTTATCTTCCACGACGACCACATCTTCTGTGAAGAAAACGGCACTGTGTTTGGGGAGAAAGTTACGGAATTGACCCTCTCCGAGTTCCTCTCTTGCGGTCCTCAGAGGGACAAGAAAGGAAAAACCCTGCTTAGGAAAACTGAAGAGGGGAAGCTAGTCAAGTGGAACGTGGAACAAGATGACTCACTCTGCACACTCCATGAAGCTTTCGTTAATGTCAATCCTTCTTTGGGTTTCAACATTGAGTTGAAGTTTGATGACTACATTGTTTATGAACAAGGATATCTTGTCCATGTTCTTCACTCCATCTTGAAG GTTGTGTTTGAGCATGGCAAGAATAGGCCGATCATATTCTCAACTTTTCAGCCAGATGCAGCAATACTTGTAAGAAAATTGCAAAGCACATACCCTGTATTCTTCTTAACTGAAGGAGGATGTGAACTCTATCAAGATGTGAGAAGAAATTCATTAGAGGAGGCTCTGAAGCTTTGCACAGAACATGGATTGCAAGGAATAGTCTCTGAAGTCAAAGGAATATTTAGAAACCCTGAAGCTGTGAGAAAGATCAAGGAGTGTTCTAATAAGCTTTCTCTCTTTACATATGGGAAATTAAACAATGTTCCTGAAGCAGTTTACATGCAACATCTAATGGGGATTGATGGTGTCATTGTTGATTTTGTTAAGGAAATAGCAGAGTTAGTTCTTGATATAAATGGTCAAGGGATGGAGGAAATGTTGCAAGTGAAGAACTTCAAGCCTCAATTCTCACAGCAAGagctttcttttcttttgaagCTTATTCCAGAATTGATTCAAATTTGA